The Terriglobus roseus sequence CGGTGACTACGGAACCATTGCTTGTACCTGCGCGGTGGCTCCCTTTAAGATTGCCCGTTACTTCCAGCCGGGTTCATGCGTCAAACGACAAAGGTGGGCGGACCAGTTCAAAGGGCAAAACGTCTCACCGGTTGTTTTGTACAATGTTGACGGACGCCAGAACGCCGTACAGCAGCTTGTGTACTTAGACCCGTTTCACCGGGCGGATCATGAAATCCGGAGACACGGCGACAAAGATTGTTCCCGCGCGACACAACGCACGTGAGAACCAACGAGATTGAGGCGATGGCGACAATCACTGAAGAACCATCCACGAAATCAAGGACTGCGGACGGTCCGCACCTGGGGCAGCCCGAAGAACTGCAGTCCAACGGACCCTTTGCGTCCCTGGTGCAGAACTTCCGCGACGCCTTCTTTCCAGAGAAGCTGCCGCCGCTGGTGCTCGAATCCAAGCCCATCGCGGTTGTCAATCCGATGGACGTCAAGCGTGACCCCAAGTCGACGGCGGTTGCGATCGGCGTGCATGCGCTGATCTTCCTGCTGATCTTCTGGATTAGCACACGCGTCATCAAGGTCGTCACGGCCTCCAAGCCAGTTATCAAGGAAATTACCTTCGACACGCCGGCACCTCAGCCGCCCGTCAAAGTGCCTGCTCTGAAGGCTATGGGCGGTGGCGGCGGTGCGCATGATATTGCTCCCGTAACGCAGGGACGCTTGCCGAAGATCTCACCGACGCCAATCGTTCCACCTTCGAATCCTCCGAAGATTGAACCGAAGCTGACAGTTGATCCTGCGATCAACATCCAGACCAACATCAAGATGACGAACAACAACATGCCGAATCTGGGCATGCCAAACGCGCCAAACGTCGGGATGAACTCGCTCGGCAACGGCAGCGGCGGCGGCCTGGGCAGCGGTCGAGGCAACGGCCTTGGTCCGGGCAGCGGTGGTGGAACCGGCGGGGGGACTTATCAGGTTGGCGGCGATGTCTCGGCACCGCGACTGATCTACTCCACGGATCCGGAGTTCAGCG is a genomic window containing:
- a CDS encoding energy transducer TonB; translation: MATITEEPSTKSRTADGPHLGQPEELQSNGPFASLVQNFRDAFFPEKLPPLVLESKPIAVVNPMDVKRDPKSTAVAIGVHALIFLLIFWISTRVIKVVTASKPVIKEITFDTPAPQPPVKVPALKAMGGGGGAHDIAPVTQGRLPKISPTPIVPPSNPPKIEPKLTVDPAINIQTNIKMTNNNMPNLGMPNAPNVGMNSLGNGSGGGLGSGRGNGLGPGSGGGTGGGTYQVGGDVSAPRLIYSTDPEFSEEARKAKFQGEVLVHLVVDATGRPTQIRVVRPVGMGLDEKAREAVAQWKFAPAKKGGVSVPVELNVAVNFQIF